GAGGGTCCTCCGGCGGTGCCGACCATCCCTTCGAGAGATCGAGAGCCGGTGGGGCGGGCTCCACTCCCAGTGTGGACGCGGTTCCTGCCGGCGGGACGGGTGGTGGTGCGCGAGGGAGACCCGGGCTCGTCGATGTTCGTCATCCTGGAGGGGCGGGTGGGGGTGTACCGGGAGCCCGCGGGCGCGGAGGCGCGCATGGTGGGGCAGCTGTCCGGTGGGCACTTCTTCGGTGAGATGGCGCTGATGACGAAGTGCCCGCGGACGGCGAGCGTGGTGACGATGGAGCGCACCGTGTTGCGGGAGCTGTCTCGGACGGGGCTGGTGTTGATGGGCGCGCGTCACGGCCTGGAGGCACCGGTGGTCGAGATGCGGTGTCGCGAGCGGCTCCTGGAGGATGCGTTGCGGAGCAGTCCGCTGTTGAGCGGGCTGTCACCGGAGCTGTGGACACAGCTGGGCAGCGCGCTGGTGCCCTGCTCCATCGGCGCGGGTGAGACGCTGCTCACGCGCGGTGTCCCCGGCGAGGCGCTCTACATCCTGCTGCGCGGAACGTGCGGCGTCTTCCACACGCACGCGGATGGTCGTGTCACCCCGTATCCGGACATGGGGGAGGGCGCCATCTTCGGCGAGGTGTCCTTGCTGCGCGGGCGACTGGCGACGGCGACGGTGAAGACGCTGACGCCGTGCACGCTGCTGCGCTTGGACCGGGACGTGTTCCGCAAGTTCTTCTGGGGACAGGCGGAGATTCGTCGCGCACTGGTGAGCCTGGGGCTGGAGCGCATGCACCGGACGATGGACGTCATCGTCAACCCGTCGGAGTGAAGCGAGCGTCCGTTCAGCGCGGAGCCTGGTTGCTCGCATGAAGCCTGTGCGGGCGCGTCTCACGCGTCGCGTTGGGCCTGCCCGCACGTGTCGCGTATCCAGGTGTGGAGCAATTTTCCGAGTGCCCTGACGCGAACGCTCCTACCCGGGTCTCGCGCACACCACGCTCGCAAGTGTGAACCGCACGTCCTTGTGGGAGGGCTGCGTGCAATTACACCGGTTTTCTATGTAAGACATGTTTTGCCTGGACTCCCCTCCCAGGCCCCCTCTCCCATGACCCAGCCACGCTCCCAGGACCTCCGCGTTGAGCGCAGCGTCACCCGTGCGATGGAGCCCCGCACCGAGACCGAGCGCGCGGTGGCGCTCATCTGGAGTGAGGTATTGAACATTCAGCAAGTGGGCGCGCTCGACAGCTTCTTCGAGCTGGGAGGCCACTCATTGCTGGCGACGCAGGTGTTGTCTCGCCTCCGGACGGTGATGCGGGTGGAGCTGTCGCTCCAGGAGATGTTCGACCTGGGGACGGTGGAGGCGTTGGCGGGGCGCATCGACGCGTTGGTGGCGCTGCGGCCCGGAGAGGTGCTGGAGCCGGTGCGTGCGTCGCGGGAGCGGCCGTCGTCGCTGGTGCCGTGCGAGCGGCAGGCGGAGTTGTCCTTCGCGCAGCAGCGGCTGTGGTTCCTGGACCAGTACGCGCCGGGCAGTCCGCTCTACAACCTGCCCGCGGCGATTCGCCTGGAGGGCACGCTCGACGTGGCCGCGTTGGAGCGGGCCTTCACGGAGCTGGTGTGTCGGCACCAATCGCTGCGCACGGTGTTCCCAGCGCGGGATGGGCGGCCGTTGCAGGTGGTGGCGCACGCGGGCAGCGCGCCGATGGCGCTCGAGGTGGAGGACCTGCGCTACCTGCTCACGTCGGAGCGCGAGGCGCTGGGGCTGCGCGCGGTGCGCGAGGAGGCACGCAAGCCGTTCGACCTGGCGCGGGGGCCGCTCCTTCGCGCGCGCCTTTTGCGGCTCCAGGAGCGCGAGCACCTGGTGGTGGTGACGATGCATCACATCGTCTCGGACGCGTGGTCCATCGCGGTGCTCATCCGGGAGATGGTGGCGCTCTACGAGGCCTTCAGCGTGGGACGTGGGTCCCCGTTGCCCGAGCTCCCCATCCAGTACGTGGACCATGCGGTGCGGCAGCGTGACCGGCTGCGCGGTGATGCACTGGAGCTGCAGGTCGAGTGGTGGCGCAAGCAACTGGAGGGAGCCCCTCCTTCGCTGGAGCTGCCGACGGACCATCCTCGCGGGGAGGATGCGTCGAATCCGGGCGCGGTCATCAAGGTGGCGCTGCCGGTGGGGCTGGTGCGGATGGTGCGCGGCTTCT
The genomic region above belongs to Myxococcus guangdongensis and contains:
- a CDS encoding condensation domain-containing protein, whose amino-acid sequence is MNIQQVGALDSFFELGGHSLLATQVLSRLRTVMRVELSLQEMFDLGTVEALAGRIDALVALRPGEVLEPVRASRERPSSLVPCERQAELSFAQQRLWFLDQYAPGSPLYNLPAAIRLEGTLDVAALERAFTELVCRHQSLRTVFPARDGRPLQVVAHAGSAPMALEVEDLRYLLTSEREALGLRAVREEARKPFDLARGPLLRARLLRLQEREHLVVVTMHHIVSDAWSIAVLIREMVALYEAFSVGRGSPLPELPIQYVDHAVRQRDRLRGDALELQVEWWRKQLEGAPPSLELPTDHPRGEDASNPGAVIKVALPVGLVRMVRGFCRQEGATLFMGLLAGLQALLARYSGQDDICVGAPVAGRTSPDTEGLIGFFVNTLVLRTKLDGAPTFRELLKRVRATTLGAYSHQDVPFEKLVEVLQPERQPKRTPFFEVALVLVNTPMAALESPGLRFRPLDVDSGTSKFDFTLTLTESPSGLTGTLEYRTDLYESASAERLVAHLERLLERAVLAPDVRLSELSLLTESDRRLALESWNPAPSESHVEVCAHELVEAQARRTPEAEAVVWGGESLTYGELERRANQLAWHLGALGVGAGERVGLCMERSLEQLVGLLGILKAGAAYVPLDARYPA
- a CDS encoding cyclic nucleotide-binding domain-containing protein; translated protein: MPTIPSRDREPVGRAPLPVWTRFLPAGRVVVREGDPGSSMFVILEGRVGVYREPAGAEARMVGQLSGGHFFGEMALMTKCPRTASVVTMERTVLRELSRTGLVLMGARHGLEAPVVEMRCRERLLEDALRSSPLLSGLSPELWTQLGSALVPCSIGAGETLLTRGVPGEALYILLRGTCGVFHTHADGRVTPYPDMGEGAIFGEVSLLRGRLATATVKTLTPCTLLRLDRDVFRKFFWGQAEIRRALVSLGLERMHRTMDVIVNPSE